A region of Candidatus Methylomirabilota bacterium DNA encodes the following proteins:
- a CDS encoding Mur ligase domain-containing protein, with translation MVNSPGVPWDDWSVRYHFSGIAGVGMNPLAQLMRARGHAVQGSDRSFDQGKNADVARHLRSLGIVVKPQDGSAVTADLDRFVYSTAVEADTPEARAARALGLERVPRPALLAEVVDAGRPGVAIAGTSGKSTITGMIGWITREAGVSATILGGAALAGEGGNGCFLPGAADGPVAAEACESDGTLTGYHAAIGLIHNISRDHGEVDALRPQFEAFAKRSGRLLVNAASAEAVELGRMVGARTYGADPAADARLEVDGAGPHRARGRLLLDDGPLVLDVPQPGRHNLENAAAAALIALELGVAPATASALLARFPGVARRFEVIGVTASGIRVVDDYAHNGEKLRAAIVAAQSGAERVLAVFQPHGFGPARFLRPELREMMPRILRPQDRLCYSEIFYAGGTVARDVSSRMLGDDLPAALGCGYAADHAAVVDWVRGAARPGDTVLLMGARDPDLPTLARTVFAALR, from the coding sequence GTGGTCAATTCCCCCGGCGTTCCATGGGACGATTGGTCCGTGCGGTATCACTTTTCCGGGATCGCCGGCGTCGGGATGAACCCCCTGGCTCAGCTGATGCGGGCCCGGGGCCATGCGGTCCAGGGCTCCGACCGCTCCTTCGATCAGGGCAAGAACGCCGACGTGGCGCGCCACCTCCGCTCGCTCGGCATCGTGGTGAAGCCGCAGGACGGCTCGGCCGTCACCGCGGATCTGGACCGCTTCGTCTATTCGACCGCGGTCGAGGCCGATACGCCGGAGGCCCGGGCTGCCCGCGCCCTCGGGCTCGAGCGCGTCCCGCGCCCGGCCCTCCTGGCCGAGGTGGTGGACGCCGGGCGGCCCGGCGTCGCGATCGCCGGGACCAGCGGGAAGAGCACGATCACCGGCATGATCGGCTGGATCACGCGCGAGGCCGGCGTGTCCGCCACCATCCTGGGCGGGGCGGCCCTCGCTGGCGAGGGTGGCAACGGCTGCTTCCTGCCCGGTGCGGCCGACGGCCCGGTGGCCGCCGAGGCCTGCGAGTCGGACGGCACGCTCACCGGCTATCACGCCGCGATCGGCCTGATCCACAACATCAGCCGGGACCACGGCGAGGTCGATGCGCTGCGCCCGCAGTTCGAGGCCTTCGCCAAGCGCTCGGGCCGGCTGCTCGTCAACGCCGCATCGGCCGAGGCGGTCGAGCTGGGCCGCATGGTGGGGGCGCGCACCTACGGCGCCGACCCGGCCGCCGACGCCAGGCTGGAAGTGGACGGCGCCGGACCGCATCGGGCCCGTGGCCGTCTGCTTCTCGACGATGGCCCTCTCGTGCTCGACGTGCCGCAGCCGGGCCGGCACAACCTCGAGAACGCCGCGGCGGCCGCGCTGATCGCGCTCGAGCTGGGCGTCGCGCCGGCGACCGCGTCGGCGCTGCTCGCTCGCTTTCCGGGTGTGGCGCGCCGCTTCGAGGTGATCGGGGTCACCGCGAGCGGGATCCGCGTGGTCGACGACTACGCGCACAACGGCGAGAAGCTGCGGGCGGCCATCGTGGCCGCGCAATCCGGCGCCGAGCGCGTGCTGGCGGTCTTCCAGCCGCACGGCTTCGGCCCCGCGCGCTTCTTGAGGCCAGAGCTGCGCGAGATGATGCCTCGGATCCTCCGGCCCCAGGATCGCCTGTGCTACTCGGAGATCTTCTACGCCGGCGGGACCGTGGCCAGGGACGTGTCGAGCCGCATGCTGGGCGATGACCTCCCGGCGGCGCTCGGCTGCGGCTACGCCGCGGACCACGCCGCCGTGGTCGACTGGGTCCGCGGAGCGGCCCGACCGGGCGACACGGTGCTCCTCATGGGCGCCCGGGACCCCGACCTGCCAACGCTCGCCCGCACCGTCTTCGCCGCGCTGCGCTGA
- the trxA gene encoding thioredoxin: MSNDTPWLLHLDEKSYDEALVATEGVMMVDFWAEWCGPCRAVAPVLEDLARSSNGAVTLAKVNVDENPGLAARYGIRSIPTVLFVKDGKVRDQLVGAVPKPHIQKKLDAVSAQQ, from the coding sequence ATGAGCAACGACACCCCCTGGCTCCTGCACCTCGACGAGAAGAGCTACGACGAGGCACTGGTGGCCACCGAAGGCGTCATGATGGTGGACTTCTGGGCGGAGTGGTGCGGCCCCTGCCGGGCCGTGGCCCCGGTGCTGGAGGATCTGGCGCGCTCCTCGAACGGCGCGGTGACCCTCGCGAAGGTCAACGTCGACGAGAACCCCGGGCTCGCCGCTCGCTACGGAATCCGCTCGATTCCGACCGTCCTCTTCGTGAAGGACGGCAAGGTCCGGGATCAGCTGGTCGGCGCGGTCCCGAAGCCGCACATCCAGAAGAAGCTGGACGCGGTCTCCGCTCAGCAGTAG
- a CDS encoding mechanosensitive ion channel family protein, with the protein MTFLPTDTQTYLVALAGSTAQSVFRLVLLLIGGLIAARVLRTLVTQLEGVLVRAGERTGALPGATHSRVATLTGVLRALALVTLWSVIAVIALSQLGLDVRPILAGAGIVGLAVGFGAQYVVRDVIAGFFLVLEDQVRVGDVAVVNGTGGVVETVTFRTIVLRDVAGTVHIFPNGSVTTLANMTKGWSGYVVDVEIGYKEDPDRVIAVMRRVAEELRADPVHALSILEPIEIFGVDGFKEGSLVIKARLKTRPIQQWTVGREYRRRLVHAFAAEGIDIPPRVMQVVEPGKPLPVLLMHGVGPDQPAALPH; encoded by the coding sequence ATGACATTCCTCCCGACGGACACCCAGACCTATCTCGTCGCCCTGGCCGGATCCACCGCGCAATCCGTCTTCCGGCTGGTCCTGCTGCTGATCGGCGGCCTCATCGCCGCCCGCGTGCTGCGAACGCTGGTCACCCAGCTGGAGGGTGTGCTCGTTCGCGCGGGCGAGCGGACCGGCGCCCTGCCCGGCGCGACGCACTCGCGCGTGGCGACCTTGACCGGTGTGCTGCGGGCCCTCGCGCTGGTGACACTGTGGTCCGTGATCGCGGTCATCGCGCTGTCGCAGCTGGGTCTCGACGTGCGGCCGATCCTGGCCGGTGCCGGCATCGTCGGACTGGCCGTCGGCTTCGGGGCGCAGTACGTCGTGCGCGACGTCATCGCCGGATTCTTCCTCGTGCTCGAGGATCAGGTGCGGGTGGGCGACGTGGCGGTGGTCAACGGTACCGGCGGGGTGGTCGAGACGGTCACGTTCCGCACCATCGTCCTGCGCGACGTGGCCGGCACCGTGCACATCTTCCCCAACGGCAGCGTCACCACGCTCGCCAACATGACCAAGGGCTGGTCCGGCTACGTGGTGGACGTGGAGATCGGCTACAAGGAGGACCCGGACCGCGTGATCGCGGTCATGCGGCGCGTGGCCGAGGAGCTGCGCGCCGACCCCGTCCACGCCCTGTCGATCCTCGAGCCGATCGAGATCTTCGGGGTGGACGGCTTCAAGGAAGGCAGCCTCGTGATCAAGGCGCGTCTCAAGACGCGGCCGATCCAGCAGTGGACGGTGGGCCGAGAATACCGGCGACGCCTCGTCCATGCGTTCGCAGCGGAGGGCATCGACATTCCCCCGCGCGTCATGCAGGTCGTGGAGCCCGGCAAGCCGCTGCCCGTCCTGCTGATGCATGGCGTGGGGCCCGATCAGCCCGCCGCCCTGCCACATTGA
- a CDS encoding carboxymuconolactone decarboxylase family protein codes for MDALEQLRAAIPDAAKDIRLNLQAVLRGGSLSEPQRWGVAAAAAVAARHPRLREAVLAAASTAAGAAVVEDARAAASLMAMNNVYYRFRHMVGKPIYREKPAGLRMNRLMQPATNRVDFELMSLAVSAINGCETCVRAHEKTVTDGGLTADQVNDAVRIAATIYAAAVALEAGETAATEAPLMPV; via the coding sequence GTGGACGCGCTGGAGCAGCTTCGCGCCGCGATTCCCGATGCGGCGAAGGACATCCGCCTGAACCTGCAGGCGGTGTTGCGCGGGGGCTCGCTCTCCGAGCCTCAGCGCTGGGGCGTGGCGGCGGCCGCGGCGGTCGCCGCCCGCCACCCGCGGCTGCGGGAGGCGGTGCTGGCGGCCGCGAGCACGGCGGCCGGGGCCGCGGTGGTGGAGGACGCGCGCGCGGCCGCCTCGCTCATGGCGATGAACAACGTCTACTATCGCTTCCGCCACATGGTGGGCAAGCCGATCTACCGCGAGAAGCCGGCGGGGCTGCGCATGAATCGCCTGATGCAGCCCGCCACGAATCGCGTCGACTTCGAGCTGATGTCGCTCGCGGTCAGCGCGATCAACGGCTGCGAGACGTGCGTGCGCGCGCACGAGAAGACGGTCACCGACGGCGGGCTCACCGCCGATCAGGTGAACGACGCGGTGCGGATCGCCGCGACGATCTACGCGGCCGCGGTGGCGCTGGAGGCGGGTGAGACCGCCGCGACCGAGGCGCCGCTGATGCCGGTGTAG
- a CDS encoding peroxiredoxin has translation MLTVGDRLPEFDLQAAVGLEKGREFTRITSKSYPGQWLVLFSWPMDFTFVCPTEIAEFGKRHDDFRERDAQVLGMSTDTHFVHLAWRRDHADLKSLPFPMLADTKRDLSTALGILHKGEGVPLRATFIVDPQGVIRWASVNDLSVGRNVDEVLRVLDALQTGELCPCNWKAGEPTLQVA, from the coding sequence ATGCTGACCGTCGGAGACCGTCTGCCCGAGTTCGACCTGCAAGCCGCCGTGGGGCTGGAAAAGGGCCGCGAATTCACCCGGATCACCAGCAAGAGCTACCCGGGCCAGTGGCTGGTCCTGTTTTCCTGGCCCATGGACTTCACCTTCGTCTGCCCGACCGAGATCGCCGAGTTCGGCAAGCGGCACGACGACTTCCGCGAGCGCGACGCGCAGGTGCTCGGCATGAGCACGGACACGCACTTCGTCCACCTGGCATGGCGCCGCGACCATGCCGATCTCAAGAGCCTGCCCTTCCCGATGCTGGCCGACACCAAGCGCGATCTGTCCACCGCCCTCGGCATCCTGCACAAGGGCGAGGGCGTGCCGCTGCGGGCCACCTTCATCGTGGATCCGCAGGGTGTGATCCGTTGGGCCAGCGTGAACGACCTCTCGGTCGGCCGCAACGTGGACGAGGTGCTCCGCGTCCTCGACGCGCTCCAGACCGGCGAGCTGTGCCCGTGCAACTGGAAGGCGGGCGAGCCCACGCTGCAGGTGGCGTGA
- a CDS encoding MaoC family dehydratase, with protein sequence MSDALYLEDFTPGREFLTDGVTITEAQILDFALAFDPQPFHLDVEAAKQSIFGGLIASGFHTMALTFRLFAQTRALAASSLGSPGVDELRWLRPVRPGDTLRAVVRVAEQRPSTSKPDRGIVRLQWTTLNQAGESVLTMTSMQLVRRRPAASA encoded by the coding sequence ATGAGCGACGCGCTCTACCTCGAGGACTTCACCCCCGGCCGCGAGTTCCTCACCGACGGGGTCACGATCACCGAGGCCCAGATCCTCGATTTCGCGCTCGCCTTCGATCCGCAGCCGTTCCATCTGGACGTGGAGGCGGCCAAGCAGTCGATCTTCGGCGGGCTCATCGCGAGCGGGTTCCACACGATGGCGCTCACCTTCCGGCTCTTCGCCCAGACCCGGGCGCTCGCCGCCTCTAGCCTGGGCTCACCCGGCGTGGACGAGCTGCGCTGGCTCCGGCCGGTGCGGCCGGGCGACACCCTGCGCGCCGTCGTCCGAGTCGCCGAGCAGCGGCCGTCGACGTCGAAGCCCGATCGGGGAATCGTGCGGCTGCAGTGGACCACGCTCAACCAGGCCGGTGAGTCGGTGCTCACCATGACGAGCATGCAGCTCGTCCGGCGACGGCCGGCGGCTTCCGCCTAG
- a CDS encoding rod shape-determining protein, producing the protein MNLGGLGRMFSSDLAVDLGTANTRLYVRSQGVVLDEPSVVAVDGSGAVQAVGNAAKEMLGRAPGTVQVVRPLRHGVIADFDRTQKMFRYFINKTRRSWSFVQPRLVIVTPSGITQVERRAVRDAARQAGAREVYLIQASMAAALGAGLPVSEPGASMIVDIGGGTTEVAVMSLCGIVYSASLRTAGDEMNQAVIHYLRRAYDLLIGERRAEDAKIRLGSAYPKGDDNEPMEVQGRDLLDGLPKTVVITALEVREAMREPVADIVAAVRACLEQTPPELAADISDTGIVLTGGGALVRGLDALLHQETGLPIRVTEDPLTCVARGAGMVLDQLAILKRVAIPA; encoded by the coding sequence ATGAACCTGGGCGGACTTGGGCGGATGTTCTCGAGCGATCTGGCGGTCGACCTGGGCACCGCCAACACCCGGCTCTACGTGCGGAGCCAGGGCGTCGTGCTCGACGAGCCCTCGGTGGTGGCCGTCGACGGGAGCGGGGCCGTGCAGGCCGTCGGCAACGCGGCCAAGGAAATGCTCGGCCGAGCCCCCGGCACGGTCCAGGTGGTGCGGCCCCTGCGCCACGGCGTGATCGCCGACTTCGACCGCACCCAGAAGATGTTCCGCTACTTCATCAACAAGACGCGCCGCAGCTGGAGCTTCGTGCAGCCCCGTCTGGTCATCGTCACGCCGTCGGGCATCACCCAGGTCGAGCGGCGCGCGGTGCGCGACGCCGCCCGCCAGGCCGGCGCGCGCGAGGTCTACCTCATCCAGGCCTCGATGGCGGCCGCGCTCGGGGCGGGCCTGCCGGTGTCGGAGCCGGGCGCCAGCATGATCGTCGACATCGGGGGCGGTACCACCGAGGTCGCGGTGATGTCGCTGTGCGGGATCGTGTACTCCGCGTCGTTGCGCACCGCGGGCGACGAGATGAACCAGGCGGTGATCCACTACCTGCGGCGGGCCTACGACCTGCTCATCGGCGAGCGCCGGGCCGAGGACGCCAAGATCCGTCTCGGGTCCGCCTATCCGAAGGGTGACGACAACGAGCCGATGGAAGTGCAGGGCCGCGACCTGCTCGACGGCCTGCCCAAGACGGTGGTCATCACGGCGCTCGAGGTCCGCGAGGCGATGCGGGAGCCGGTGGCCGACATCGTGGCAGCGGTGCGGGCCTGCCTCGAGCAGACCCCGCCCGAGCTGGCCGCCGACATCAGCGACACCGGCATCGTGCTCACCGGCGGCGGCGCGCTCGTGCGCGGGCTCGACGCGCTCCTGCATCAGGAGACCGGCCTCCCGATTCGCGTGACCGAGGACCCGCTCACCTGCGTGGCCCGCGGCGCCGGGATGGTGCTCGACCAGCTCGCGATCCTCAAGCGCGTCGCGATCCCCGCCTGA